From Penicillium psychrofluorescens genome assembly, chromosome: 1, one genomic window encodes:
- a CDS encoding uncharacterized protein (ID:PFLUO_002112-T1.cds;~source:funannotate) produces the protein MPQNLQPIKLYGGILGPNPLKVGIILTVLGLPFESAPIKFDQIKEPEYEAVNPNGRLPSIYDPNTTLTIWESGAIIEYLIERYDKEEPRKLSFPPGSAEAELARSFLYLQVSGQGPYYGQGYWFKNLHAEKVPSAVERYVGEAKRVSGVLDKWLGKQQEAYKEHLGDGPWLVGNKLSYADLGFIPWQRTAHTAFTEDGFDVNAFPYEKEWLERMVTKEPIKKVLDEAAQQMAKMSH, from the coding sequence ATGCCTCAAAATCTCCAGCCCATCAAACTTTACGGTGGAATTCTTGGTCCAAACCCATTGAAAGTCGGCATTATCCTCACTGTTCTCGGCTTGCCATTCGAAAGCGCGCCCATCAAATTTgaccagatcaaggagcCCGAATATGAAGCTGTCAACCCGAATGGACGCCTGCCTTCCATTTATGACCCCAACACCACTCTCACCATCTGGGAGTCTGGCGCCATTATCGAGTATCTGATCGAACGCTACGACAAAGAAGAGCCGCGCAAATTGAGCTTCCCACCGGGAAGTGCAGAGGCCGAGCTTGCTCGCTCATTCCTCTACCTCCAGGTATCGGGCCAAGGCCCTTACTACGGACAGGGATACTGGTTCAAAAACCTTCATGCCGAAAAGGTTCCAAGCGCTGTAGAACGCTACGTTGGAGAAGCCAAGCGTGTCAGCGGTGTCTTGGACAAGTGGCTGGGCAAGCAGCAAGAAGCTTACAAGGAGCATCTTGGGGACGGTCCATGGCTTGTGGGCAACAAGTTGTCTTATGCGGACCTCGGATTCATCCCCTGGCAGAGAACGGCACATACAGCGTTCACCGAAGATGGCTTCGATGTGAATGCTTTCCCTTATGAGAAAGAGTGGCTTGAGCGCATGGTTACCAAGGAACCGATCAAAAAGGTTCTCGATGAAGCGGCACAGCAGATGGCAAAGATGTCTCACTAA